One Paenibacillus sp. FSL W8-0186 genomic window carries:
- a CDS encoding nucleoside hydrolase has product MKPVIMDVDTGIDDALAIAYAARSPELELIALTTCFGNISVQEATRNSLYVLEKLGKPVPVYEGAKLPISGSLKKAYARHIHGQDGLGNTFREEPQGHKAELAAAEYIIRQVKERPHEMTIIAVGPLTNLALAIEKAPDIIPLIGEVVVMGGAVTVPGNATPYGEANIVADPEAAAAVFASGVRLTLVGLDVTMQTLLSSGSLQKWRRSGGELGGWLAEMTEFYIGAYEARFPGIGGCGLHDPLAVGVAIDRSFVSFDRMRVAVVTEGEAAGQTVGSVEGEPRIEICTKVDAERFLQHFLSRVI; this is encoded by the coding sequence ATGAAACCGGTCATTATGGATGTAGATACAGGCATTGATGACGCCTTGGCTATCGCTTACGCAGCCCGCTCTCCTGAACTGGAGCTCATCGCACTCACGACCTGCTTCGGGAATATTTCCGTTCAGGAGGCTACGCGGAATTCTCTGTACGTGCTGGAGAAGCTGGGCAAGCCTGTTCCTGTATACGAAGGAGCGAAGCTGCCGATAAGCGGCAGTCTGAAAAAAGCCTACGCCAGGCATATTCACGGGCAGGACGGGCTCGGCAATACGTTCCGGGAAGAACCTCAAGGCCATAAAGCCGAGCTGGCAGCGGCCGAATATATCATTCGGCAGGTGAAGGAGCGGCCGCATGAGATGACGATTATTGCCGTAGGGCCGCTGACCAATCTGGCGCTGGCGATCGAGAAGGCGCCGGACATTATCCCGCTGATTGGCGAAGTTGTCGTCATGGGCGGAGCGGTGACTGTCCCCGGCAACGCTACGCCGTACGGCGAGGCGAATATCGTGGCCGATCCGGAGGCGGCTGCGGCCGTCTTCGCATCAGGCGTACGGCTGACGCTGGTCGGGCTGGACGTGACGATGCAGACGCTGCTGTCCAGCGGGTCTTTGCAGAAATGGCGCCGTTCCGGCGGTGAGCTGGGAGGATGGCTTGCGGAGATGACGGAGTTCTATATCGGCGCTTATGAGGCGCGCTTTCCCGGCATCGGCGGCTGCGGATTGCATGATCCGCTTGCTGTAGGTGTGGCGATAGATCGGAGTTTTGTGTCATTCGACCGAATGCGGGTTGCTGTTGTAACCGAAGGAGAAGCTGCAGGCCAAACGGTAGGTTCGGTTGAAGGGGAACCGAGAATCGAAATATGTACGAAGGTAGACGCCGAGCGCTTCCTGCAGCATTTTTTAAGTCGTGTTATATAA
- a CDS encoding ABC transporter substrate-binding protein has product MKKFKGIRWTAMLCLVLVISMLTACSAGNTSSTSNSQQEGGESSQAAKNVKLTFFNTSAEVNTVFEDLFKKYHELNPNVTIELIPTPIGGAQIQKFQSLLASGNPATIANLDAGTILQYKDKFLDLEPEKAKYEELTKEGAVEGALLEGKFLGIPWSAQGYGLLYNKRVVEEVIGGPFDPSTIQTRDALEDLFKKIEAAGKAPVMVHGADWSLGAHYLGLTYSLQSDSVDENRKFVDSLMDGSVTLADNPQFNGLIDTFDLLKKYNARKNDPLVADYNKDSADFAKGDAAFYFMGDWTWAVIGTLENRDEEFGLIPVPISNNPEDFGNTQVAYSQPKLFAIDDSGSSAEQQEAAKAFLEWLVTSQEGQEAIVSQMGLALPYKDVKVTSTNVISNAVEQYVDQGKVINIGVINYLPQDYWSMTGASMQKYLSDIIDRNALAGEVQAYWIDQARK; this is encoded by the coding sequence TTGAAGAAATTTAAGGGTATCAGATGGACGGCAATGCTATGCTTGGTTTTGGTGATTTCTATGTTAACCGCTTGTTCTGCTGGCAATACGTCATCCACCAGCAACAGTCAACAGGAAGGGGGAGAAAGTTCTCAAGCCGCTAAAAATGTTAAGCTTACGTTTTTTAACACCTCAGCGGAAGTAAATACGGTGTTTGAAGATTTGTTCAAGAAGTATCACGAACTAAATCCAAATGTAACGATTGAATTGATTCCGACGCCAATTGGCGGCGCCCAAATTCAGAAATTCCAATCTTTGCTGGCGTCCGGCAACCCGGCAACCATTGCCAACCTGGATGCGGGAACGATTTTGCAATATAAAGATAAGTTCCTGGATTTAGAGCCGGAGAAAGCGAAATACGAAGAGTTGACGAAAGAAGGAGCTGTAGAAGGAGCTCTGCTGGAGGGGAAATTCCTTGGCATTCCTTGGTCAGCTCAAGGTTATGGACTGCTGTATAATAAGCGGGTCGTTGAAGAAGTAATCGGTGGACCATTCGATCCATCTACGATCCAAACGCGGGATGCACTGGAAGATCTGTTTAAGAAAATTGAAGCAGCCGGTAAAGCGCCAGTTATGGTCCATGGGGCAGATTGGTCTTTGGGCGCTCATTATCTGGGTCTGACTTATTCGTTGCAATCTGATAGCGTAGACGAAAATCGCAAGTTTGTGGATAGCCTGATGGATGGCTCTGTTACGCTTGCGGACAACCCGCAATTCAATGGTCTGATCGATACCTTTGATTTGTTAAAGAAATACAATGCAAGAAAGAACGACCCGCTTGTTGCAGACTACAATAAAGATAGCGCTGACTTCGCCAAAGGGGATGCAGCTTTCTATTTCATGGGAGACTGGACTTGGGCGGTTATCGGAACGCTGGAGAATCGTGATGAAGAATTCGGCTTAATTCCAGTCCCAATCAGCAATAACCCCGAAGATTTCGGAAACACTCAAGTAGCGTACAGCCAGCCTAAATTGTTCGCGATTGATGATTCTGGTTCTTCCGCAGAGCAGCAAGAAGCAGCGAAAGCATTTCTTGAGTGGCTGGTGACCAGCCAAGAGGGTCAAGAAGCTATTGTCAGTCAAATGGGATTAGCCCTGCCTTACAAGGATGTAAAAGTAACAAGCACAAATGTGATCTCCAATGCGGTTGAGCAATACGTGGACCAAGGAAAAGTGATCAACATTGGAGTAATCAACTATCTGCCGCAAGATTATTGGTCTATGACTGGAGCATCGATGCAGAAATATCTGTCTGACATCATTGACCGCAACGCGCTTGCAGGGGAAGTACAGGCTTATTGGATAGATCAAGCTCGTAAATAA
- a CDS encoding sugar ABC transporter permease → MIKKNFLRNTGTFLVFGGPSIFAFIAVIVIPFFVGMYLTFTNWDVRSADTAFIGLANYIEVFKDKVFLGQLWFTLKYVFFTVLIANGFAFFIALLLTSGGRGEQWLRTGFFTPNLIGGIVLGYLWQTLFSQVLPYMGQKYGWSLFQTSWLTSTNTAFWALVIATAWQLIGYLMIIYIAGFSGVPTDVLEAASIDGASRKATIQKVILPLTIPAIVICVFISLSRSFLTYDINLALTKGGPFASTELATYHIVQKAFLSNQYGVGQAEAVVLFAVVAIIALTQSYLLKRLEVES, encoded by the coding sequence ATGATTAAAAAAAATTTTCTAAGGAATACGGGCACGTTTCTAGTTTTTGGGGGACCCTCCATCTTCGCCTTTATCGCTGTCATTGTAATTCCCTTTTTTGTTGGAATGTATCTGACGTTCACCAACTGGGATGTTCGATCGGCTGACACTGCATTTATTGGGCTTGCCAATTACATTGAAGTGTTTAAAGATAAAGTATTTCTCGGCCAGTTATGGTTTACGCTGAAATACGTTTTTTTTACGGTGTTGATTGCTAACGGCTTTGCCTTCTTTATTGCACTTTTGCTTACAAGCGGGGGAAGAGGAGAGCAGTGGCTGCGCACCGGATTTTTCACCCCGAATCTGATTGGCGGTATCGTTCTCGGATATTTGTGGCAGACGCTGTTTTCGCAGGTGCTTCCTTACATGGGGCAAAAATACGGCTGGTCCTTGTTCCAGACTTCGTGGTTAACAAGTACAAACACGGCGTTTTGGGCGTTGGTCATTGCAACGGCCTGGCAATTGATCGGTTATTTGATGATTATTTATATCGCGGGCTTCTCTGGTGTTCCTACGGATGTGCTGGAAGCAGCATCCATCGACGGAGCCAGCCGGAAGGCAACAATTCAGAAGGTCATTCTGCCTCTAACGATCCCGGCGATTGTCATCTGTGTTTTCATCTCATTATCTCGCTCCTTCCTAACCTACGACATCAACCTTGCCTTAACTAAAGGTGGTCCGTTTGCCTCGACGGAGCTGGCTACCTATCATATTGTGCAAAAGGCATTTTTGTCGAACCAATATGGAGTCGGTCAGGCGGAAGCAGTTGTATTGTTTGCCGTAGTGGCGATTATTGCACTTACGCAATCATACCTGCTTAAGAGATTGGAGGTCGAATCTTAA
- a CDS encoding carbohydrate ABC transporter permease yields MDTHRRGSTVKNILLYLLLLVFLTPFLMIIMNSFKTTQQFVENPLSFPKNLKFENYVSAYHNMDFLSSFLNSMIITVVSVLLILFFSAMTGYLFVRFNWKINAIIFFAMLASMALPFQVIMIPLVMLYGNMDLLDMKTTLFFMYLGFGVPFGVFTFHGFIKGVPFELEESAFIEGSSRLRTFFQIVLPLLKPVFVTLMVLDVLWIWNDYLLPSLVLLSPSQKTLPLSTYNFFSSYAVDFAPLMAGLIMTIIPVLILYLFLQKHIIKGITEGALK; encoded by the coding sequence ATGGATACGCATCGCAGAGGCTCAACGGTTAAAAACATACTATTGTATTTGCTGCTGCTCGTTTTTTTAACTCCATTTTTGATGATTATCATGAACTCTTTCAAAACGACGCAGCAGTTCGTTGAAAATCCGTTATCCTTCCCGAAAAACTTGAAATTCGAAAACTATGTCAGTGCTTATCATAATATGGATTTTCTGAGCAGTTTTTTGAACTCCATGATTATTACAGTTGTTTCCGTGCTGTTGATCTTGTTTTTTTCGGCGATGACCGGATATCTGTTCGTTCGGTTTAATTGGAAGATTAACGCTATTATATTTTTTGCGATGCTGGCCTCCATGGCTCTGCCATTTCAGGTCATTATGATTCCGCTCGTGATGTTGTACGGCAATATGGATCTGCTGGATATGAAAACAACGTTGTTTTTCATGTATTTAGGCTTTGGTGTTCCATTTGGCGTGTTTACTTTCCATGGTTTCATCAAAGGGGTTCCTTTTGAACTGGAGGAGTCAGCATTCATCGAGGGCAGCTCCAGGCTTCGGACCTTTTTTCAAATTGTTTTGCCGCTGTTAAAGCCTGTTTTCGTAACGCTAATGGTGCTCGATGTGCTGTGGATCTGGAACGACTACTTGCTGCCAAGCCTGGTTCTTTTATCGCCGTCACAGAAGACGCTACCTCTCTCTACGTATAATTTCTTCTCGTCGTATGCTGTGGATTTTGCTCCGTTGATGGCAGGGTTAATTATGACAATTATTCCAGTTCTCATATTGTATCTATTCCTGCAGAAGCATATCATTAAAGGAATTACGGAGGGTGCTTTGAAGTAA
- a CDS encoding LacI family DNA-binding transcriptional regulator, with protein sequence MPKIEDVAKKAGVSVTTVSRVLNNRGYISEKTRAKVNQAIEELNYQPNEMARALFRRKSNMIGLIIPAVSHPFFSELTYHLEHYADQQGYKLLLCNSNRDVAKELQYIDMLKKNQVDAIIMGSAVLDVQHYLNLNLPIISFDRTIADDIPIVASDNFMGGKLAARLLLDNGCQNPAYLYRGIDGPHHQALLASERAKGFEEEFLAIGTKPVHLQLEVNKGEDSEPDNEIIRFLQQHPEVDGIFASSDFIAAEVLQVCHQLKRSIPDEIKIIGYDDVKIASLVYPRLSTIRQPVREMSKCSIDLIVRQINGEVVPKINVFPVSLIERETT encoded by the coding sequence ATGCCTAAAATTGAAGATGTGGCTAAAAAGGCAGGAGTGTCTGTCACGACGGTTTCCCGAGTGCTTAATAATAGAGGCTATATTAGCGAGAAGACAAGAGCTAAGGTAAATCAGGCAATAGAGGAGCTTAATTATCAGCCTAATGAAATGGCTCGGGCTTTGTTTAGAAGAAAATCGAATATGATCGGCCTTATTATTCCTGCTGTATCGCATCCTTTTTTTAGCGAGCTGACCTATCATCTTGAGCACTATGCCGATCAGCAGGGATACAAATTGTTATTGTGCAATTCGAACCGGGACGTCGCTAAAGAGCTTCAATATATCGATATGCTGAAGAAGAACCAGGTCGATGCCATTATTATGGGAAGCGCAGTATTGGATGTCCAGCACTATTTGAATTTGAATTTACCAATCATTTCATTTGACCGCACTATAGCTGATGACATTCCCATTGTAGCCTCTGATAACTTCATGGGAGGCAAGCTTGCGGCAAGATTACTTCTGGACAATGGCTGCCAGAATCCAGCCTACCTTTATCGAGGGATTGATGGGCCGCATCACCAAGCTTTGTTGGCTAGCGAAAGAGCGAAGGGTTTTGAAGAAGAATTTCTCGCCATTGGAACGAAACCTGTCCATTTGCAATTGGAGGTAAATAAAGGGGAGGATTCCGAACCCGACAATGAAATCATTCGTTTCTTGCAGCAGCATCCGGAAGTGGATGGTATATTTGCCAGCAGTGACTTTATTGCCGCCGAGGTGCTCCAGGTCTGCCATCAATTAAAAAGGAGCATTCCAGACGAAATTAAAATCATTGGATACGATGATGTTAAAATAGCCTCGTTAGTTTATCCCCGGCTCAGTACGATCAGGCAGCCGGTTAGGGAAATGAGCAAATGTAGTATTGATTTGATCGTGAGGCAAATTAACGGGGAAGTCGTGCCTAAGATCAATGTGTTTCCCGTTTCCTTGATAGAGAGAGAAACGACTTAA
- a CDS encoding alpha/beta hydrolase, translated as MDFINRVAPELREGLESVPVFRLPEDLQMMREQPRKPVLSEHVHIKKRWINGADHQEMLVNIYEPIHRASKELPALLWLHGGGYVMGHPDIDDIICISFAEKTGCVVVCPDYRLAPEHPYPAGINDCYAALVWMVQAAEELSIDTSRIAVAGASAGGGLTAALTLMARDKGGPAICFQMPLYPMIDHRNETPSSYEITDPAVWNRHNNLEAWKMYLGEEEKDEEKISPYAAPFWAKSFVGLPPTYTCVGQLDPFRDETIQYVARLAQAGVDVEFQLYPGGYHAFEYTAPDAEISKRTKDGYIQALARAFNAAK; from the coding sequence ATGGATTTTATCAATAGAGTAGCTCCGGAGTTGCGGGAGGGATTGGAAAGTGTTCCTGTCTTCAGGCTCCCCGAAGATTTGCAAATGATGAGAGAACAACCTCGGAAGCCCGTACTATCCGAGCATGTCCACATCAAGAAACGCTGGATAAACGGTGCGGATCATCAAGAGATGCTTGTAAATATATATGAGCCGATTCACAGAGCCAGCAAGGAATTGCCTGCGCTTCTTTGGCTTCATGGCGGGGGATATGTCATGGGGCATCCAGATATAGATGACATTATTTGTATCAGCTTTGCAGAGAAGACCGGTTGCGTCGTCGTATGCCCGGATTATCGGCTTGCCCCGGAGCATCCCTATCCGGCAGGGATTAATGATTGTTATGCGGCATTGGTCTGGATGGTACAAGCAGCAGAAGAATTGAGCATCGACACCTCCCGTATCGCGGTCGCCGGCGCTAGTGCTGGTGGAGGCTTGACGGCGGCATTAACCCTGATGGCGCGGGATAAAGGAGGTCCGGCCATTTGCTTCCAAATGCCGCTATACCCGATGATAGACCATCGTAACGAGACCCCTTCGAGTTACGAGATTACTGATCCCGCGGTGTGGAATAGACACAATAATTTGGAAGCATGGAAAATGTATCTTGGTGAAGAGGAAAAAGATGAGGAGAAAATATCGCCGTATGCCGCCCCGTTTTGGGCGAAAAGTTTCGTAGGTTTGCCTCCGACCTATACGTGCGTAGGGCAGCTGGATCCATTTCGCGATGAGACGATCCAATATGTTGCACGGCTTGCCCAGGCTGGCGTTGATGTGGAGTTTCAACTCTATCCAGGAGGCTATCATGCCTTTGAATATACCGCTCCCGACGCGGAGATCAGCAAGCGTACAAAAGATGGGTATATTCAGGCACTGGCGAGGGCATTTAACGCCGCCAAATAA
- a CDS encoding carbohydrate kinase: MFELDDIIPLGDKSNDLLAVGELLVDMISNEYDDGSFECDGYTKFSGGAPSNIAMNVNRLGIRSEIVSAVGNDGFGTYLLRRLQQEDMDTKGIQRVDASTSLVVVTKSRTTPIPIFYRDADYQMTFDASLEQRIANSKIVHFSCWPISRTPARHTLEKVIEEARSQGLLIGFDPNYHPMIWQRGEDGAQYVKSIISKVDVIKPSEDDAERLFGKDEPVKQLEKFLELGAKLVIMTLGKDGAIVSNGKETLSFDSLATEIVDTTGAGDAFWSGFYAALIKGHSIREALHLGFAVSAYKLRFTGAVVHLPRLDVIKEQFSL, from the coding sequence ATGTTTGAATTAGACGATATCATTCCGCTTGGAGATAAATCCAATGATTTGCTAGCAGTAGGGGAACTGCTTGTTGATATGATTTCCAATGAATACGACGATGGCAGCTTCGAATGCGATGGATATACCAAGTTTTCCGGAGGAGCTCCCTCCAACATCGCGATGAATGTAAATCGGTTAGGTATTCGTTCTGAAATCGTCTCGGCGGTAGGGAATGATGGATTTGGAACATACCTTCTGCGGCGATTGCAGCAAGAAGATATGGACACAAAAGGCATACAGAGGGTAGATGCTTCCACGAGCCTGGTGGTGGTTACAAAAAGCAGGACAACCCCGATCCCCATATTTTATCGCGACGCTGATTATCAAATGACATTCGATGCTTCGTTGGAGCAAAGGATAGCCAACTCTAAAATCGTTCACTTCTCCTGTTGGCCCATCTCCCGAACGCCGGCGCGACACACGCTCGAAAAGGTAATCGAAGAAGCCCGCTCTCAAGGTCTGCTCATCGGCTTTGATCCGAATTATCATCCCATGATTTGGCAGCGGGGCGAGGATGGGGCGCAATATGTTAAATCCATCATATCTAAGGTGGATGTGATTAAGCCATCGGAGGATGATGCTGAACGCTTGTTTGGGAAGGATGAGCCCGTCAAACAGTTGGAGAAATTTCTTGAATTAGGCGCGAAGCTTGTCATTATGACATTGGGTAAGGATGGAGCCATTGTATCCAATGGCAAGGAGACGCTGTCCTTCGACTCTTTGGCAACCGAGATCGTGGACACCACAGGAGCTGGGGATGCGTTCTGGTCGGGATTCTATGCGGCATTAATCAAGGGCCACAGCATCAGGGAGGCGCTCCATCTTGGATTTGCAGTCAGTGCGTACAAGTTAAGATTTACGGGTGCAGTGGTGCATTTGCCGAGGCTGGATGTTATTAAAGAACAATTTAGTTTGTAG
- the gtfA gene encoding sucrose phosphorylase codes for MAIKNQVQLITYPDSMGGDLKTLNQMLNKHFSDIFEGGIHILPPFPSSGDRGFAPLTYLEIEPSFGTWDEIREIGEKFDVLLDLMVNHISRQSPYFQDFLAKGRDSQYADLFLTLDKVWEDGEPVQADIDQMFLRRPQPYSTFQIGKDGKEEKVWTTFGKTDPSEQIDLDIQSPLTRRLFEEFFENFKKQNVKIVRLDAVGYVIKKLGTSCFFVEPEIYKFLDWVKELADSYDIELLPEVHAHYSTQFKLAEHGCWIYDFILPYRVLEALINHSSAELNQYLKTRPHKQFTMLDCHDGIPVKPDLDDLIDTTEARKLVDVCLERGSNLSLILSDEHKAADGFDVHQIRCSYYSVLNHDDDAYMAARAIQFFAPGIPQVYYVGLLAGENDMERVQETGEGREINRHNYTVEEIEQALEKDVVQRLLKLIRFRNSYDAFNGEFRVLDSPDHEIRLQWQKGEKSCELAINLQTYRSVIKYADDMNHTVEYIV; via the coding sequence ATGGCAATTAAGAACCAAGTACAACTTATTACGTATCCGGATTCTATGGGCGGGGATTTAAAAACACTGAATCAGATGTTAAACAAGCATTTTTCAGATATTTTTGAGGGTGGCATTCACATCCTTCCTCCATTTCCTTCCTCTGGGGATCGAGGCTTTGCCCCATTGACCTATCTGGAAATCGAGCCGAGCTTTGGCACTTGGGACGAGATTCGGGAGATCGGGGAGAAGTTTGATGTTTTGCTTGATCTCATGGTCAACCATATATCAAGGCAGTCACCCTATTTTCAAGACTTCCTCGCCAAGGGGCGCGACTCGCAGTATGCCGATCTCTTTCTGACTCTAGACAAGGTCTGGGAAGACGGCGAACCGGTACAGGCAGATATTGATCAAATGTTTTTGCGCCGCCCGCAGCCTTACTCGACCTTCCAAATCGGGAAGGATGGCAAGGAAGAAAAGGTATGGACGACCTTTGGTAAAACAGATCCTTCCGAACAAATCGACCTGGATATCCAGTCCCCGCTGACGCGGCGGCTTTTTGAAGAGTTTTTTGAAAATTTCAAGAAACAAAACGTCAAGATTGTCAGGCTGGATGCTGTCGGCTATGTCATTAAGAAACTGGGAACCAGCTGCTTCTTCGTTGAGCCGGAAATTTATAAGTTCCTTGACTGGGTCAAGGAGCTCGCTGATTCGTATGACATTGAATTGCTGCCGGAGGTGCATGCGCATTACTCCACCCAATTCAAACTTGCCGAGCATGGCTGCTGGATTTATGATTTTATTTTGCCTTATCGGGTTCTAGAAGCTTTGATCAACCATTCGAGCGCGGAGCTCAACCAATACCTGAAGACTCGCCCGCATAAGCAGTTCACGATGTTAGATTGCCACGACGGTATTCCTGTGAAGCCGGACCTGGATGATCTTATCGATACAACGGAAGCAAGAAAGCTGGTGGACGTCTGTCTGGAGAGAGGCTCCAATCTAAGCCTGATTCTATCGGATGAGCATAAAGCGGCAGATGGGTTTGATGTTCATCAAATTCGCTGCAGCTATTATAGTGTCCTTAATCATGATGATGACGCCTATATGGCGGCAAGAGCCATTCAATTTTTTGCACCGGGCATTCCGCAGGTATATTATGTAGGACTGCTGGCTGGCGAAAACGATATGGAGCGCGTTCAAGAGACTGGCGAAGGGCGCGAAATCAACCGGCACAATTATACCGTGGAGGAAATTGAACAGGCCTTGGAGAAAGATGTTGTTCAACGATTGCTGAAGCTGATTCGTTTCCGTAATTCGTACGATGCCTTCAACGGGGAATTCCGTGTGCTGGATTCGCCAGACCATGAAATTCGTCTTCAGTGGCAAAAGGGCGAGAAAAGCTGTGAGCTGGCGATTAACCTGCAAACCTATCGCTCCGTGATCAAGTACGCAGATGACATGAATCATACCGTTGAGTATATTGTCTAA
- a CDS encoding alpha/beta hydrolase-fold protein yields MATIQVNFFSKCLRREVTFNALLPVDSPVIPGQTEEEHRIKPLKTLYLLHGYSGSHGDWLSYSRIRELSDKHKIAVIMPSGENHFYVDDEDLGALYGEFVGKELVEFTRTMLPLSTDREDTFIGGLSMGGYGAIRNGLKYASHFSRIIALSSAILPYKIANAAPDFKDGIADYKYFRRVFGDLDQLLGSDKDPEALVMGLKESGEPIPQIYMACGTEDFLLDVNQRFRDFLVRENVPLTYVESAGAHTWDFWSEYIVYAIEWALGNNPNT; encoded by the coding sequence ATGGCGACGATACAAGTTAACTTTTTCTCCAAGTGTCTGCGCAGAGAAGTGACATTTAATGCTCTATTGCCGGTGGATTCCCCGGTTATTCCTGGGCAGACGGAGGAAGAGCATAGAATCAAGCCGCTCAAGACCTTGTATCTGCTTCATGGGTATTCAGGCAGTCATGGGGACTGGCTAAGCTATTCGAGAATCCGTGAGCTGTCGGACAAACATAAAATCGCTGTGATTATGCCGTCCGGGGAAAATCACTTTTATGTAGACGACGAAGATCTGGGGGCGCTTTACGGGGAGTTTGTAGGCAAGGAGCTGGTAGAGTTTACGCGAACGATGCTCCCGCTGTCTACGGACCGGGAAGATACCTTTATCGGCGGCTTGTCGATGGGGGGTTACGGAGCTATTCGTAACGGCTTGAAATACGCAAGCCATTTCAGTAGAATCATTGCGCTGTCATCGGCGATTCTTCCTTATAAAATCGCAAACGCGGCTCCGGATTTCAAGGACGGAATTGCCGATTATAAATATTTCAGACGGGTGTTTGGCGATTTGGATCAACTCCTCGGAAGCGATAAAGATCCCGAAGCGCTTGTTATGGGCTTGAAGGAATCGGGCGAGCCTATTCCTCAAATTTATATGGCTTGCGGTACGGAAGACTTTTTGTTGGATGTCAACCAGCGTTTCCGCGATTTCCTAGTGCGGGAGAATGTTCCGCTAACCTACGTGGAAAGCGCTGGTGCCCACACCTGGGATTTTTGGAGTGAATATATCGTGTATGCCATAGAATGGGCTCTGGGCAATAACCCCAACACGTAG